A section of the Mangifera indica cultivar Alphonso chromosome 12, CATAS_Mindica_2.1, whole genome shotgun sequence genome encodes:
- the LOC123193214 gene encoding uncharacterized protein LOC123193214 — translation MKKGFEQHQESTNKKPKPNLSSSLPICENKKTRDLPNLSECQACGFRIDACSGKNKIQILYSEWRIVLLCKRCLSRIESSQICAYCFNENANDFLSCSQCKRCVHRTCFVKYRTVSPWSYSCSSSMEFSVCVDCWVPKSMMKSRGFVIDSKRNSHSRVFNDAQSLKDPNFTSKRTVVLALMAPLMAAKKPTVVTTKLMEVVAKKPMEVVKMPMESESNALTLEVKREGEDCNDKKVVDDAEFAFKLHREINSSRRISKNLCVKSGSSSVPKVQECNDHLVLRGFDSGNPSVSCELEVCADADKKMSENLDKSVLNPFLCVKDEDVGVQLKEGEGSCSNRLVKSSGDENSTNFESRSCHNNQYESTECKVETSDGKPDRYLLKYIKRKSSSKRVPNGRPKILYERTSHQCERHDVGLSVNCSRESRTFSDGSLQSCAFPLQASTCASGLSPDDS, via the coding sequence ATGAAGAAGGGCTTTGAACAACATCAAGAATCCACCAACAAGAAGCCCAAGCCAAACTTGTCATCATCATTGCCAATATGTGAGAATAAGAAAACCAGAGACTTACCCAATTTGTCAGAATGCCAAGCCTGTGGATTTCGAATCGATGCTTGTTCCGGTaagaacaaaattcaaattttatacagTGAATGGCGAATTGTTCTTCTATGCAAGAGGTGTCTTTCTCGCATCGAATCCTCCCAAATTTGCGCTTATTGCTTTAATGAAAATGCAAatgattttctttcttgttctcAGTGTAAGCGTTGTGTTCATAGAACTTGTTTTGTAAAGTACAGAACTGTTTCTCCTTGGTCGTATTCTTGTTCTTCTTCCATGGAGTTTTCAGTTTGTGTTGACTGTTGGGTCCCTAAATCAATGATGAAGAGTAGAGGATTTGTTATTGATAGCAAACGTAAtagccattctagggttttcaatgATGCCCAATCTTTGAAGGACCCCAATTTCACGTCAAAGAGGACAGTTGTGTTGGCTCTGATGGCTCCTCTTATGGCGGCTAAGAAGCCGACAGTGGTGACAACGAAGCTAATGGAGGTGGTGGCAAAGAAGCCAATGGAGGTGGTAAAGATGCCGATGGAATCAGAAAGTAATGCACTGACTTTGGAGGTGAAGAGGGAAGGTGAAGATTGTAATGATAAGAAAGTTGTTGATGATGCTGAGTTTGCGTTTAAGTTGCACAGGGAAATTAATAGCTCCCGTAGGATTTCAAAGAATTTATGTGTGAAATCAGGTTCTTCCAGTGTTCCCAAGGTACAAGAGTGTAATGATCATTTGGTTCTTAGAGGCTTTGATTCAGGGAATCCTAGTGTTTCTTGTGAGCTTGAGGTTTGTGCTGATGCTGATAAGAAGATGAGTGAGAATCTGGATAAAAGTGTTTTAAATCCTTTTCTATGTGTTAAAGATGAGGATGTTGGAGTGCAATTGAAGGAGGGAGAGGGGAGCTGTTCAAACAGATTGGTAAAGTCAAGTGGAGATGAAAATAGTACAAACTTTGAGTCTAGATCTTGTCATAATAATCAATATGAATCTACTGAATGTAAGGTTGAAACATCTGATGGAAAGCCTGATCGTTATTTGTTAAAGTATATAAAGAGGAAATCAAGCTCCAAAAGAGTTCCAAATGGTAGACCTAAGATTTTGTATGAAAGAACTTCCCATCAATGCGAGCGTCATGATGTTGGATTATCTGTAAATTGTTCAAGGGAATCGAGAACTTTCTCAGATGGTTCACTTCAGTCATGTGCTTTTCCTCTACAAGCATCTACATGTGCTAGTGGTTTGTCTCCAGATGATTCTTAG
- the LOC123192487 gene encoding uncharacterized protein LOC123192487: MPTQPQQIRHHSYYPTTSSSSSSSSASLKGCCCCLFLLFSFIALLILAIVLIVILAVKPKKPQFDLQQVGVQYMGISAPNPTSLDPTTTTTTANSISTETASLSLTIHMLFTAVNPNKVGIKYGESKFTVMYQGIPLGKASVPGFYQEAHSVRNVEATIAVDRANLLQADGANLIRDASLYDRVELRVLGDVGAKIRVMNFDSPGVQVSVDCAIVISPRKQSLTYKQCGFDGLRV, from the exons ATGCCAACACAACCACAACAAATCCGCCATCATTCTTACTACCCTACAACGtcgtcttcttcctcctcttcttccGCCTCCTTAAAAGGCTGTTGCTGCTGCCTCTTCCTCCTCTTCTCCTTTATTGCTCTCCTCATCCTAGCCATTGTCCTTATAGTAATCCTCGCCGTCAAACCGAAGAAGCCCCAGTTTGATCTCCAGCAAGTTGGCGTGCAGTACATGGGCATCTCCGCACCCAATCCCACCTCCCTGGACcctaccaccaccaccaccactgcCAACTCTATCTCCACTGAAACGGCGTCGCTTTCCCTCACAATTCACATGCTCTTTACCGCCGTTAACCCAAACAAAGTGGGCATCAAGTACGGGGAGTCCAAGTTCACGGTAATGTACCAGGGGATTCCCTTGGGTAAAGCTTCGGTACCGGGGTTCTACCAGGAGGCTCACAGTGTGAGAAACGTAGAGGCCACCATCGCCGTTGACCGAGCGAATTTGTTGCAGGCAGATGGTGCTAATTTAATCAGAGACGCCTCTTTGTATGACCGCGTTGAGTTGAGGGTTTTGGGTGATGTTGGCGCTAAGATCCGCGTCATGAACTTCGATTCTCCCGGCGTTCAG GTATCCGTGGATTGTGCAATTGTGATAAGTCCGAGGAAGCAGTCTCTCACCTACAAGCAGTGTGGGTTTGATGGTTTGAGAGTGTAG